In a genomic window of Deltaproteobacteria bacterium:
- a CDS encoding DNA polymerase IV, which translates to MGCSIEAGATTPPFRGPFSGSYSPLVTAHSRTILHADMDAFYASIEQRDDPALRGRPVIVGGTSARGVVSAASYEARKFGVRSAMPGFEARRLCPDGVFLRGDMTKYARESKRIFAIFERFTPAVEGLSLDEAFLDLTGTERLLGTARAVGERLRREVRAETGLAVSVGIAPVKMVAKIASDSAKPDGLREVAPGEVRAFLDPLPVGRLWGVGAVAEARLTKLGLRTIGDLARLDRERAHAWLGDWGVAMARLARGEDVRDVEPYRDAVSMSEENTFAGDVSDRAVLDAAILAHADSVARRLRKSGEQGRTVVLKLKLARRVAAGPRGYPLLTRRATLLQPTDDGDVIATTARQLLRESGLAEPVRLLGVGVTNLAPANPEQLALGADGEARTKRASLNKALDALADRFGKHAVHRAEQADVSRAALSDQIKRGE; encoded by the coding sequence ATGGGGTGTTCGATTGAGGCCGGTGCGACGACGCCCCCATTCCGCGGCCCCTTCTCCGGATCCTACTCTCCCCTCGTGACCGCCCACTCCCGCACGATCCTGCACGCCGACATGGACGCCTTCTACGCGTCCATCGAGCAGCGCGACGACCCCGCGCTGCGCGGGCGCCCGGTGATCGTGGGCGGCACGAGCGCGCGCGGCGTCGTGTCGGCCGCCAGCTACGAGGCGCGCAAGTTCGGCGTGCGCAGCGCGATGCCGGGCTTCGAAGCGCGCCGGCTGTGCCCCGACGGCGTGTTCCTGCGCGGCGACATGACGAAGTACGCGCGCGAGTCGAAGCGCATCTTCGCGATCTTCGAGCGCTTCACGCCCGCCGTGGAGGGGCTTTCGCTCGACGAGGCATTCCTCGATCTCACGGGCACCGAGCGCTTGTTAGGGACGGCGCGCGCCGTGGGCGAGCGCCTGCGGCGCGAGGTGCGCGCGGAGACCGGGCTCGCGGTTTCGGTGGGCATCGCGCCGGTGAAGATGGTCGCGAAGATCGCGAGCGATTCGGCCAAGCCCGACGGCCTGCGCGAGGTCGCCCCTGGCGAAGTGCGCGCGTTCCTCGACCCGCTGCCGGTGGGGCGCCTATGGGGCGTCGGCGCCGTCGCCGAAGCGCGGCTCACGAAGCTCGGCCTGCGCACGATCGGCGATCTCGCGCGGCTCGATCGCGAGCGCGCGCACGCATGGCTCGGCGACTGGGGAGTGGCGATGGCGCGGCTCGCGCGCGGCGAGGACGTGCGCGACGTCGAGCCCTATCGCGACGCCGTCTCGATGAGCGAGGAGAACACGTTCGCGGGCGACGTGAGCGACCGCGCGGTGCTCGACGCCGCGATCCTCGCGCATGCGGACTCGGTGGCGCGCCGCTTGCGCAAGAGCGGCGAGCAAGGCCGCACGGTCGTGCTGAAGTTGAAGCTCGCGCGTCGCGTCGCCGCGGGCCCACGCGGCTACCCGCTGCTCACGCGCCGCGCCACGCTCCTCCAGCCGACCGACGACGGCGACGTCATCGCGACCACGGCGCGCCAGTTGTTGCGGGAATCCGGGCTCGCGGAGCCCGTGCGCCTGCTCGGCGTCGGCGTGACGAACCTCGCACCTGCGAACCCCGAGCAACTCGCGCTCGGCGCGGACGGCGAGGCGCGCACGAAGCGCGCGAGCCTCAACAAGGCGCTCGACGCGCTCGCGGACCGCTTCGGCAAGCACGCCGTCCACCGCGCCGAACAGGCCGACGTGAGTCGCGCCGCGCTCTCGGATCAGATCAAGCGCGGCGAATGA
- a CDS encoding beta-lactamase family protein, producing MKNGFLAAAACLILASHGLAQARPVPSRADLEPFVDGIVEAELAKNDVAGAVVGVVAGGEVAFVKGYGFADIAKRIAVDENTYFRMASISKLFTALAVLQLDEKGELDLDADANAYLDFEIPPAFGKPVTLRQLLTHRAGFEQRLRNLGSPVPVPPLAQFVRTHLPGRTFEPEKWPSYSNYGVALAGAIAERQSGAPFEQLVAERVFAPLAMDATFEQPLPARFAARMSQGYAVASQPPGPFEFIHDAPAGALTASGAAMTRFMRMLLGRGELDGARVLSHDAFARWLEPQVTVAGNALGLAIMESRPHGVRLLGHGGDLSYFHSELAVSPEHGFGVFVAQNSLGNGGRLLRQALVPALVKRYFAERRREHAVAIEPGHAHEVAGTYMTTRRSDRSLMRVLGLLSQTRVTARDAHRIEGEGLTDAAGNTRTWREVAPYRFRSEDGELEIEFARDEPGRVTHVLPWFPGLTFERARFVDTLRFSLSVLLPALAVVLVTLVAPLAGLVARRSFRAAPAPPRPLTQRALFTATAALWLGAFAAILAFSGSAASAFWRFSSGNDTPLLVAVGLLWVAAALSLACLPLGWRALRDPSLSRWRRLGRALPALAFLALAWFAWNWGLLSNPTRY from the coding sequence ATGAAGAACGGCTTCCTCGCGGCGGCGGCGTGCTTGATCCTCGCATCGCACGGGCTCGCGCAAGCGCGCCCCGTTCCGTCGCGCGCGGATCTCGAGCCGTTCGTCGACGGCATCGTGGAGGCGGAGCTCGCGAAGAACGACGTCGCGGGCGCGGTCGTCGGCGTCGTCGCGGGCGGCGAGGTCGCGTTCGTGAAGGGCTACGGCTTCGCCGACATCGCGAAGCGCATCGCCGTGGACGAGAACACGTACTTTCGGATGGCGTCGATCAGCAAGCTGTTCACGGCGCTGGCGGTGCTGCAGCTCGATGAGAAGGGCGAGCTCGATCTCGATGCGGACGCGAACGCGTACCTCGACTTCGAGATTCCACCCGCGTTCGGGAAGCCCGTCACGCTGCGCCAGCTGCTCACGCATCGCGCGGGATTCGAGCAACGCTTGCGCAATCTCGGCTCGCCGGTGCCCGTGCCGCCGCTCGCGCAGTTCGTGCGCACGCATCTTCCGGGGCGCACGTTCGAGCCTGAGAAGTGGCCGTCGTACTCGAACTACGGCGTCGCGCTCGCGGGCGCGATCGCGGAGCGCCAGAGCGGCGCCCCTTTCGAGCAGCTCGTGGCGGAGCGCGTGTTCGCGCCGCTCGCGATGGACGCGACCTTCGAGCAGCCGCTGCCAGCGCGGTTCGCCGCGCGCATGTCGCAGGGCTACGCGGTCGCGTCGCAGCCGCCGGGGCCGTTCGAGTTCATCCACGATGCGCCCGCAGGTGCGCTCACCGCGAGCGGCGCCGCGATGACGCGCTTCATGCGCATGCTGCTCGGCCGCGGAGAGCTCGACGGCGCGCGCGTCCTTTCGCACGATGCGTTTGCGCGCTGGCTGGAGCCGCAGGTGACGGTCGCCGGCAACGCGCTCGGCCTCGCGATCATGGAGTCGCGCCCGCACGGCGTGCGCTTGTTAGGGCACGGCGGCGACCTCTCGTACTTCCACAGCGAGCTGGCCGTCTCGCCCGAGCACGGCTTCGGGGTGTTCGTCGCGCAGAACAGCCTCGGCAACGGCGGGCGTTTGCTGCGCCAGGCGCTCGTGCCCGCGCTCGTGAAGCGCTACTTCGCGGAGCGCCGCCGCGAGCACGCCGTCGCGATCGAGCCCGGCCACGCGCACGAAGTCGCGGGCACGTACATGACGACGCGACGCTCGGATCGCTCGCTGATGCGCGTACTCGGCCTGCTCTCGCAAACGCGCGTGACGGCGCGGGACGCTCATCGCATCGAAGGCGAAGGGCTGACGGACGCGGCGGGCAACACGCGCACGTGGCGGGAAGTCGCGCCGTATCGGTTCCGCTCCGAGGACGGCGAGCTCGAGATCGAGTTCGCGCGCGACGAGCCCGGGCGAGTCACGCACGTCCTGCCGTGGTTCCCAGGCCTGACGTTCGAGCGGGCGCGCTTCGTCGACACGCTGCGCTTCTCGCTCTCGGTGCTGCTGCCCGCGCTCGCGGTGGTTCTCGTCACTCTCGTGGCGCCACTCGCGGGCCTCGTCGCGCGCCGTTCGTTCCGCGCCGCGCCCGCACCGCCGCGCCCGCTCACCCAGCGCGCGCTCTTCACCGCCACCGCGGCGCTCTGGCTCGGTGCGTTCGCCGCGATCCTCGCGTTTTCGGGCTCGGCAGCGAGCGCGTTCTGGCGATTCTCGAGCGGGAACGACACGCCCCTGCTCGTGGCGGTGGGCTTGCTGTGGGTCGCGGCGGCGCTCTCGCTCGCGTGCCTTCCACTCGGCTGGCGCGCGCTTCGCGATCCCTCGCTCTCGCGCTGGCGCCGCCTGGGCCGCGCGCTGCCCGCGCTCGCGTTCCTCGCGCTCGCGTGGTTCGCGTGGAACTGGGGCCTGCTCTCGAACCCGACGCGCTACTAG